The genomic region CAATATATCAAAAAAGGTATGATTGAAAAGAAGCATTATAGACTTAAAGGCGCATTAATAGGTTTAGGATTTGGACTATTAATTGCTCTTTTCCCATTGATTTGGAGGTTTTTGAAAAACTACGAAAAAGAAAATGCATAAAATATTAGTCACTGGTGGAGCAGGATTTATAGGAAGTAATCTTATAGAATACTTGCTCAACAATACGACTGGCCATATTTATAATTTAGATAAGCTTACCTATGCGGCAGACTTAGATTTTGCTCATAATTATCATCACGATCGACTTACCTTTATTAAAGGCGATATATGTAATGCTGCTTTTATAAACGATTTATTTCAACAGCATCAATTTAATAAAGTATATCATCTCGCGGCAGAGTCTCATGTAGACAATAGTATAGAAAATCCACAGGTTTTTATTGAAACTAATGTAAATGGAACTTTTAACCTGTTACATGCGGCATATCATCTATGGATGGAGCAACCACATATTTTTAAGCCATCTTTTCAAAACATGCAACCTAGATTTCTTCACATCTCTACAGATGAGGTTTATGGAAGTCTCAAGGATGAAGGTTTTTTCACAGAAACGACTCCTTATGCACCTAGCAGCCCATATAGCGCTAGTAAAGCATCGAGTGACCATCTAGTCATGAGTTATGTGCATACTTATGGTTTACCTGCTATAATTACTAATTGTAGTAATAATTATGGACCTAGACAGCATGACGAGAAATTAATTCCAGTTGTCATAAGAAAAGCATTAAG from Nonlabens arenilitoris harbors:
- the rfbB gene encoding dTDP-glucose 4,6-dehydratase codes for the protein MHKILVTGGAGFIGSNLIEYLLNNTTGHIYNLDKLTYAADLDFAHNYHHDRLTFIKGDICNAAFINDLFQQHQFNKVYHLAAESHVDNSIENPQVFIETNVNGTFNLLHAAYHLWMEQPHIFKPSFQNMQPRFLHISTDEVYGSLKDEGFFTETTPYAPSSPYSASKASSDHLVMSYVHTYGLPAIITNCSNNYGPRQHDEKLIPVVIRKALSGEPIPIYGDGKNVRDWLYVTDHCQALHTVLENASAGENYNVGGKNEIRNIDIANHICSILDEVQPRKDGQPYAAQITYVKDRPGHDYRYAIDPSKIEKDLQWQPAETFKSGIKKTVEWYFKKYNL